From Actinopolyspora lacussalsi, a single genomic window includes:
- a CDS encoding hypothetical protein (product_source=Hypo-rule applied; superfamily=51735): MSGPHVVHRCVIGPEPRWEGYLVGHEAVVTARSLPRVRRDLEKILVDRLAEWPSEGPVEHTEHDLGDGVWVRESLDEHTLRRARTTRVVLDALADSRLREQLTALPGTLPGGVVVLSTVSGDTLDWIRDQHDGYGTLVVANALTNHRLWWNALTPPGSGNTTASPGAVSLTDLELSTAEGSIDEWIAASECGRAIVADTLPTEPTTGWTPGEGN; this comes from the coding sequence ATGAGCGGTCCGCATGTGGTCCATCGCTGTGTCATCGGGCCCGAACCTCGATGGGAGGGGTACCTCGTCGGCCACGAGGCAGTGGTAACCGCGCGGTCCCTGCCACGTGTGCGGCGCGACCTGGAGAAGATCCTGGTCGACCGATTGGCCGAATGGCCCTCCGAGGGGCCGGTCGAGCACACCGAGCACGACCTCGGCGACGGGGTGTGGGTGCGCGAGTCCCTCGACGAACACACGCTACGGCGGGCGCGTACTACGCGGGTCGTGCTGGATGCCCTGGCCGATTCGAGGCTGCGCGAACAGCTGACCGCGCTGCCGGGGACACTCCCGGGCGGGGTGGTCGTGCTCTCCACCGTCAGTGGGGACACCCTCGACTGGATCCGTGACCAGCACGACGGGTACGGCACTCTGGTCGTCGCCAACGCACTGACCAATCACCGCCTGTGGTGGAACGCCCTCACACCACCCGGGAGTGGGAACACCACCGCTTCGCCCGGGGCTGTCAGCCTGACCGACCTGGAACTGTCCACCGCCGAGGGCAGTATCGACGAGTGGATCGCCGCCAGCGAGTGCGGCCGTGCCATCGTCGCCGACACGTTGCCCACCGAGCCGACAACGGGGTGGACCCCAGGTGAGGGGAACTGA
- a CDS encoding pimeloyl-ACP methyl ester carboxylesterase (product_source=COG0596; cath_funfam=3.40.50.1820; cog=COG0596; pfam=PF12697; superfamily=53474), translating into MNVSEAEDRADTFVRHGHPERTVDLGEVHMNYAVAGDPDSPALLLVPGQSESWWGYEPALERLAEHFRTFAVDLRGQGRSTWTPGRYTLDNFGNDLVRFIDLAIGRPTFVAGHSSGGVLAAWLSAYARPAQIRGAVYEDPPLFSSETEPACGPSIRQGMGPVFAAWHKWLGDQWSIGDWHGLRRALSDELPPVLLEGMPGTRPNEPESDSDTGPPQHLREYDPEWAGAFVSGSVTAGCDQATMLSRARTPVLLTHHFRRLDADTGQLLGAVADVQAQRACRLIEAAGQPVSYRSLPEMPHSMHATDPEFYARTVVEWVKSLA; encoded by the coding sequence GTGAACGTATCCGAAGCCGAGGACCGGGCCGACACCTTCGTACGACACGGCCATCCGGAGCGGACCGTCGACCTCGGGGAAGTCCACATGAACTACGCGGTCGCGGGCGATCCGGACTCCCCCGCGCTGCTGCTGGTCCCCGGGCAGAGCGAGTCGTGGTGGGGATACGAACCCGCATTGGAACGACTCGCCGAGCACTTCCGCACCTTCGCTGTGGACCTGCGGGGGCAGGGCCGCTCCACGTGGACGCCGGGGCGCTACACACTCGACAACTTCGGCAACGATCTCGTGCGGTTCATCGACCTCGCCATCGGGCGCCCCACGTTCGTGGCCGGTCATTCCTCCGGCGGCGTGCTCGCGGCGTGGTTGTCGGCCTACGCGAGACCCGCTCAGATCCGCGGGGCCGTGTACGAGGATCCGCCGCTGTTCTCCTCGGAGACGGAACCGGCCTGTGGCCCGTCGATCCGGCAGGGAATGGGCCCGGTGTTCGCGGCGTGGCACAAGTGGCTCGGTGACCAGTGGTCGATCGGTGACTGGCACGGACTGCGGCGGGCCCTGTCCGACGAGCTCCCGCCCGTGCTGCTGGAGGGCATGCCGGGAACGCGCCCGAACGAGCCGGAGAGCGACTCCGATACCGGGCCGCCGCAGCACCTGCGCGAGTACGACCCGGAGTGGGCGGGGGCCTTCGTCTCCGGCAGCGTCACCGCGGGCTGCGATCAGGCGACCATGCTCTCCCGGGCGCGAACACCGGTGCTGCTGACCCACCACTTCCGCCGGCTCGACGCCGACACCGGGCAGCTGCTCGGTGCGGTCGCCGATGTGCAGGCGCAGCGGGCCTGCAGGCTGATCGAGGCGGCCGGACAGCCGGTCAGCTACCGATCGTTACCCGAGATGCCGCACTCGATGCACGCCACGGATCCCGAGTTCTACGCGCGCACCGTTGTCGAATGGGTGAAGTCGCTGGCCTGA
- a CDS encoding HSP20 family protein (product_source=KO:K13993; cath_funfam=2.60.40.790; cog=COG0071; ko=KO:K13993; pfam=PF00011; superfamily=49764), with protein MDTDKEELAMTVAFDPLFRDLNRLATEVFGSSRAPQSMPMDAYRSGESYIVEFDLPGVAPESLDVRAENNTLTVRAERSGRRSTQGDGEVNYVAAERPRGTFSRQLSLGDGLDVDNITADYTDGVLSVTLPVADQAKPRQINVERGKGGQRVIERGNE; from the coding sequence TTGGATACGGACAAGGAGGAACTCGCCATGACCGTGGCTTTCGACCCGCTGTTTCGTGACCTGAACCGGCTGGCCACCGAGGTGTTCGGATCCAGCAGGGCCCCGCAGAGCATGCCCATGGACGCCTACCGGTCCGGGGAGAGCTACATCGTCGAGTTCGACCTGCCCGGTGTCGCCCCGGAGTCGCTGGACGTGCGCGCGGAGAACAACACGCTGACCGTGCGGGCCGAGCGGTCCGGACGCAGGAGCACGCAGGGCGACGGCGAAGTCAACTACGTGGCCGCGGAGCGTCCGCGCGGAACGTTCTCCCGCCAGCTCTCCCTCGGCGACGGCCTCGACGTCGACAACATCACGGCCGACTACACGGACGGCGTGCTGAGCGTGACGCTACCCGTGGCGGACCAGGCCAAACCGCGCCAGATCAACGTCGAGCGCGGCAAGGGCGGCCAGCGAGTCATCGAACGCGGCAACGAGTGA
- a CDS encoding hypothetical protein (product_source=Hypo-rule applied; superfamily=75712), whose protein sequence is MEIGTRRPTRPNNPTTTLGGDLSETTVEQARPDTEEARDGFEGITAADDHESLQRQLDRLEQLADEGSAEAVLPLARSELHRLTEGLRALLEEHGPDENGRCPICPGGLRARRWPCEVWITAHAQLIGEDPDPVGSANRSKLARLREKAPRNPFGQQRATRTPKIPVVSTAVVSGGARGPGDWNTGEFTLPEPANTPDNNTPDDAATEELPAVPPVGGHLETDRNRIHRAGIATREAPG, encoded by the coding sequence ATGGAGATCGGGACTCGTCGGCCGACCCGTCCGAACAACCCCACGACGACGCTGGGTGGCGATCTGAGCGAAACCACCGTCGAGCAGGCGCGGCCCGATACCGAGGAGGCTCGGGACGGCTTCGAGGGCATCACCGCGGCGGACGATCACGAATCCTTACAGCGACAACTCGACCGACTGGAGCAGCTGGCCGACGAGGGATCCGCCGAGGCGGTACTGCCGCTGGCCCGCTCGGAACTGCACCGGTTGACGGAAGGGCTGCGCGCCCTGCTGGAGGAGCACGGCCCCGACGAGAACGGGCGGTGCCCGATCTGTCCGGGCGGACTGCGTGCGCGCCGCTGGCCGTGTGAGGTCTGGATCACCGCGCACGCCCAGCTGATCGGCGAGGATCCCGACCCGGTCGGCAGTGCCAACCGGTCCAAGCTGGCCCGGCTCCGGGAGAAGGCTCCCCGCAACCCCTTCGGACAACAACGCGCCACTCGCACTCCGAAGATCCCGGTGGTCAGCACGGCCGTCGTCTCCGGTGGCGCTCGCGGCCCCGGCGATTGGAACACCGGCGAGTTCACGCTCCCGGAACCGGCCAACACGCCGGACAACAACACGCCGGACGACGCGGCCACCGAGGAACTGCCCGCCGTACCCCCCGTCGGCGGTCACCTGGAAACCGACCGCAACCGGATCCACCGCGCCGGCATAGCTACCAGGGAGGCCCCCGGATAA
- a CDS encoding hypothetical protein (product_source=Hypo-rule applied; pfam=PF12730; transmembrane_helix_parts=Inside_1_16,TMhelix_17_36,Outside_37_55,TMhelix_56_78,Inside_79_105,TMhelix_106_128,Outside_129_147,TMhelix_148_170,Inside_171_176,TMhelix_177_199,Outside_200_257,TMhelix_258_280,Inside_281_286), translated as MKGLIRAEFRKMLPTPLWWALLIPVAPWSLLVAWYGTAMGQVEMLQEITGRALPTGLLAMSLATNYSTIFAALLGALIMTRESWNKTITTTFLTANPRSSVLGAKLVLCLALSVVYGIVNAVFGLFGGYLGGSLGNATGGVGGLDQWLIIGGAGVLATVLWALVGFGFGALVNNSVAAVLVLVFYKFMVDVIASVWLAGSQFAWLSGYLPGAASNGIVGNLAVPMFISEFAGPRESIVPAQAFEQLHAVFGGDYGFAWWGSLLVFAGYAALLCGGAMLLVRNREIN; from the coding sequence GTGAAGGGACTGATCAGAGCCGAGTTCCGCAAGATGCTGCCCACGCCGCTGTGGTGGGCACTGCTGATACCGGTGGCACCGTGGAGTCTGCTGGTCGCCTGGTACGGCACGGCGATGGGCCAGGTGGAGATGCTCCAGGAGATCACCGGGCGAGCGCTGCCCACCGGGCTGCTGGCGATGTCGCTGGCCACGAACTACAGCACCATCTTCGCCGCCCTGCTGGGGGCGTTGATCATGACCCGGGAGTCGTGGAACAAGACCATCACGACCACTTTCCTCACCGCGAACCCGCGCAGCTCGGTGCTGGGCGCGAAGCTGGTGCTGTGCCTGGCGCTGTCGGTGGTCTACGGGATCGTCAACGCCGTATTCGGGTTGTTCGGGGGCTATCTGGGCGGCTCGCTGGGCAACGCCACGGGCGGTGTGGGCGGCCTGGACCAGTGGCTGATCATCGGCGGCGCGGGTGTGCTGGCCACGGTGCTGTGGGCGCTGGTGGGATTCGGGTTCGGCGCGCTGGTCAACAACTCCGTGGCCGCCGTGCTGGTGCTGGTGTTCTACAAGTTCATGGTCGACGTGATCGCCTCCGTATGGCTCGCGGGCAGCCAGTTCGCCTGGCTGAGCGGTTATCTGCCCGGTGCGGCCTCGAACGGGATCGTGGGCAACCTGGCGGTACCGATGTTCATCTCGGAGTTCGCGGGGCCACGCGAGTCGATAGTTCCGGCGCAGGCCTTCGAACAACTGCACGCCGTCTTCGGCGGGGACTACGGCTTCGCGTGGTGGGGCAGCCTGCTGGTGTTCGCGGGCTATGCCGCGCTGCTCTGCGGCGGGGCGATGCTGCTCGTCCGCAACCGCGAGATCAACTGA
- a CDS encoding alanine dehydrogenase (product_source=KO:K00259; cath_funfam=3.40.50.720; cog=COG0686; ko=KO:K00259; pfam=PF01262,PF05222; smart=SM01002,SM01003; superfamily=52283; tigrfam=TIGR00518), with translation MKIAVPREIKNNEYRVALTPAGVHEFVGRGHEVFVEANAGAGSSIPDEEFLAAGAKVLPGADEVWSEGELVLKVKEPIEEEYPRLRRDQVLFTYLHLAASGGLTSALLDSGVTGIAYETVQTADGALPLLAPMSEVAGRLAPQVGAYSLMRPSGGRGMLPGGVPGVHPARVVVIGGGVAGLNAARVALGMGADVELLDTNVDKLREIDRDFDGRIRTVTSNRYSVEQAVRAADLIIGAVLIPGAKAPKLVSNELVGRLKPGSVLVDIAIDQGGCFADSHPTTHDDPTYRVHDSVFYCVANMPGAVPNTSTHALTNVTLPYALRIAERGWRQACREDAALAAGLNTHDGTLVNEPVAAAHGLSHDSVASVLGA, from the coding sequence GTGAAGATCGCCGTACCCCGCGAGATCAAGAACAACGAATACCGCGTCGCGCTCACACCAGCGGGGGTGCACGAGTTCGTCGGCAGAGGCCACGAGGTGTTCGTGGAGGCGAACGCGGGCGCGGGCTCGTCCATCCCCGACGAGGAGTTCCTCGCGGCGGGGGCGAAGGTTCTTCCCGGCGCCGACGAGGTGTGGTCCGAGGGCGAGCTGGTGCTCAAGGTCAAGGAGCCGATCGAGGAGGAGTACCCGCGACTGCGGCGGGACCAGGTGCTGTTCACCTACCTGCACCTGGCGGCGTCGGGCGGACTCACCAGCGCGCTGCTGGACTCCGGAGTCACCGGTATCGCCTACGAGACGGTGCAGACCGCCGACGGCGCGCTGCCGCTGCTGGCCCCGATGAGCGAGGTGGCCGGTCGACTGGCTCCGCAGGTGGGGGCCTACTCGCTGATGCGCCCGAGCGGTGGGCGCGGGATGCTGCCCGGCGGTGTTCCCGGGGTGCACCCGGCCCGGGTCGTGGTGATCGGCGGTGGCGTCGCGGGGCTGAACGCCGCGCGGGTCGCGCTCGGCATGGGCGCCGACGTAGAGCTGCTGGACACCAATGTGGACAAGCTGCGGGAGATCGATCGGGACTTCGACGGACGTATCCGCACGGTCACCTCGAACCGCTACAGCGTCGAGCAGGCGGTTCGCGCGGCCGATCTGATCATCGGCGCGGTGCTGATCCCCGGGGCGAAGGCGCCGAAGCTGGTCTCCAACGAGCTCGTCGGGCGGCTCAAGCCGGGCAGTGTGCTGGTGGACATCGCCATCGACCAGGGCGGGTGCTTCGCGGACTCGCACCCCACAACGCACGACGACCCGACCTACCGGGTGCACGACTCGGTGTTCTACTGCGTGGCCAACATGCCGGGGGCGGTGCCGAACACCTCCACTCACGCGCTGACCAACGTGACACTGCCGTACGCGCTGCGGATCGCCGAGCGGGGCTGGCGGCAGGCCTGCCGCGAGGACGCGGCGCTGGCCGCGGGGCTGAACACCCACGACGGCACGCTCGTCAACGAACCGGTCGCCGCCGCGCACGGCCTGTCGCACGACAGCGTGGCGAGCGTGCTCGGAGCGTGA
- a CDS encoding hypothetical protein (product_source=Hypo-rule applied; cath_funfam=3.30.450.40; pfam=PF13556; superfamily=46689,55961) has product MVDIRGLVERVGPTLLRPVVMPDETGGVGDVVIAEPEEPGGIGTADVVLGVGGTDRAWAVELVRECGVRHAAAVLLKPPVCADESVISEAKEAGLALIEVRRGAAWAQLVWLLRGALAGTDPGAAVGSPQQVGSAGLGDLFRLADAVAEVVDAPVTIEDAHSQVLAYSARQDVTDPARVSTIMGRRQPDDVLAKFRARGTFRQLSRGGSAVYVPEQPDGTLPRLVVPIRMGGELLGSMWAVVTDEVSEQRASAFADTAALVALQLLRWRVMTDSERQRSAVLVRSLLEGSEGWRAAANELGVRAEPHRVVAIDVRASDGTDEGHRLAMWEWITRGIGRGPMVAESGGVLYAVVPDRSGAGGWPALREALLAHIHEMDAADPRPLVAVGTATPVAELPDSRGRADEVLALLRTGMVEREVAVHEQLWHALVLARAAGAASDAGVGSLGPLQRLRDNDHGHGTDYLRTLHAWLRHPGDPRAASRELRVHPNTFRYRMKRVGSLLDVDLDDADVRSALLVQLLAERWNPHG; this is encoded by the coding sequence ATGGTCGACATACGGGGCCTGGTCGAGCGAGTCGGCCCCACGCTGCTGCGTCCGGTGGTGATGCCGGACGAGACCGGCGGTGTTGGGGACGTCGTCATCGCCGAGCCCGAGGAGCCCGGCGGGATCGGAACGGCCGACGTGGTGCTCGGCGTGGGGGGTACCGACCGGGCGTGGGCCGTGGAGCTGGTGCGTGAGTGCGGTGTGCGGCATGCGGCGGCCGTGCTGCTGAAACCGCCGGTGTGCGCCGACGAGTCGGTGATCTCGGAGGCGAAGGAAGCGGGGCTCGCGCTGATCGAGGTCCGGCGGGGCGCGGCGTGGGCACAGCTGGTGTGGCTGCTGCGGGGCGCGTTGGCGGGAACGGATCCGGGCGCGGCGGTCGGCTCCCCGCAGCAGGTGGGCTCGGCGGGACTGGGCGATCTGTTCCGGCTCGCGGACGCGGTGGCCGAGGTGGTCGACGCCCCGGTGACCATCGAGGACGCGCATTCGCAGGTGCTGGCCTACTCGGCGCGGCAGGACGTGACCGATCCCGCCCGGGTTTCGACAATCATGGGGCGTAGGCAGCCGGACGACGTGCTGGCGAAGTTCCGGGCACGGGGCACGTTCCGGCAGCTGAGCCGCGGCGGCTCGGCCGTCTACGTCCCGGAACAGCCGGACGGCACGCTGCCCCGGCTGGTGGTGCCGATCCGGATGGGCGGTGAGCTGCTCGGATCGATGTGGGCCGTGGTCACCGACGAGGTGTCCGAGCAGCGCGCCTCGGCGTTCGCCGACACCGCCGCGCTGGTAGCGCTGCAACTGCTTCGCTGGCGGGTGATGACCGACTCGGAGCGGCAGCGTTCGGCCGTGCTGGTGCGGTCGCTGCTGGAGGGCTCCGAGGGCTGGCGCGCGGCTGCCAACGAGTTGGGGGTACGTGCCGAACCCCACCGGGTGGTCGCGATCGACGTGCGCGCCAGTGACGGCACCGACGAGGGGCACCGGCTCGCGATGTGGGAGTGGATCACCCGGGGAATCGGCCGCGGTCCGATGGTCGCCGAGTCGGGTGGGGTGCTGTACGCGGTGGTGCCCGACCGTTCCGGCGCGGGGGGCTGGCCCGCCCTGCGGGAGGCGCTGCTGGCGCACATCCACGAGATGGACGCGGCGGATCCGCGCCCACTGGTGGCGGTGGGCACCGCCACTCCGGTGGCGGAACTGCCGGACTCCCGCGGCAGGGCCGATGAGGTGCTGGCGCTGCTGCGCACGGGCATGGTGGAACGCGAGGTCGCGGTCCACGAGCAGCTCTGGCACGCCCTGGTGCTGGCGAGGGCGGCCGGTGCCGCCAGCGACGCCGGTGTGGGATCGCTCGGCCCGCTGCAGCGGCTGCGCGACAACGACCACGGCCACGGGACCGACTACCTGCGCACCCTGCACGCCTGGCTGCGCCACCCGGGTGATCCGCGTGCCGCGAGCCGGGAGCTGCGGGTGCACCCGAACACCTTCCGGTACCGGATGAAGCGAGTGGGTTCCCTGCTGGACGTGGATCTCGACGACGCGGACGTGCGTTCGGCGCTGCTGGTGCAGTTGCTGGCCGAGCGGTGGAACCCGCACGGCTGA
- a CDS encoding ABC-2 type transport system ATP-binding protein (product_source=KO:K01990; cath_funfam=3.40.50.300; cog=COG1131; ko=KO:K01990; pfam=PF00005; smart=SM00382; superfamily=52540), with translation MHDGSGRILVQQLHKSFGPLTAVENLDFAVDPGSVTGFLGPNGSGKTTTLRMVLGLMKPTSGAAYVEGVPFTRLRNPARIVGAVLDSQSFHPGHTARGHLRCYTAALGLPDEQADQVLELVGLGNAARRKTKGFSLGMRQRLALATALLGDPRILVLDEPANGMDPEGIAWLRGFLKAYASTGRTVLVSSHLLREMEHTVDHVVIVSRGRSVYNGSLEQLRASRPSRVLVRVSDPMTLSSMLRESGVSTEYLWDGRLAVTGVDTRGIADLALRAGVAIQELQESSGDLEQLFFQLTEGQFAGSEQPFGSGQEATPGAAGQQQQQWQPQPAQQQGYGQQPQQQPFQQPPQPWQQPQQSPYQQSTPQQPSSDAAAPSPWAPDGAGQRSSESSPPESGPPGLGGRYRPRTDQSEQREPERHEAEHAGADEDAHGGENR, from the coding sequence GTGCACGACGGCAGCGGCCGCATCCTGGTGCAACAGTTGCACAAAAGCTTCGGGCCCCTGACCGCGGTCGAAAACCTCGATTTCGCGGTCGACCCCGGTTCGGTGACCGGCTTCCTCGGCCCCAACGGGTCCGGCAAGACCACCACACTGCGCATGGTCCTGGGGTTGATGAAACCGACCTCCGGTGCCGCCTACGTCGAGGGCGTTCCGTTCACCAGGCTCCGGAACCCCGCGAGGATCGTGGGAGCGGTGCTGGACTCGCAATCCTTTCACCCCGGACACACCGCGCGCGGTCATCTGCGCTGCTACACGGCCGCCCTGGGATTACCGGACGAGCAGGCCGACCAGGTGTTGGAACTGGTGGGGCTCGGCAACGCCGCGCGTCGCAAGACCAAGGGGTTCTCGCTGGGCATGCGGCAGCGGCTGGCGCTCGCCACCGCACTGCTGGGGGATCCCCGGATCCTGGTGCTCGACGAGCCCGCCAACGGGATGGATCCGGAGGGGATCGCCTGGCTGCGGGGCTTCCTGAAGGCCTACGCATCCACCGGGCGCACCGTGCTGGTCTCCAGCCACCTGCTCCGCGAGATGGAGCACACCGTGGATCACGTGGTGATAGTCAGCCGCGGCCGATCGGTCTACAACGGAAGCCTGGAACAGCTGCGCGCCAGCAGGCCGTCCCGGGTGCTGGTTCGCGTGTCGGATCCGATGACGCTGAGCTCGATGCTGCGGGAGAGCGGTGTGAGCACGGAGTACCTGTGGGACGGCAGACTCGCGGTCACGGGGGTGGACACCCGCGGCATCGCCGACCTGGCGTTACGCGCCGGAGTGGCGATCCAGGAGTTACAGGAGTCCTCCGGTGATCTGGAACAGCTGTTCTTCCAGCTCACCGAGGGACAGTTCGCCGGCTCCGAGCAACCGTTCGGCTCCGGGCAGGAGGCGACTCCCGGCGCGGCCGGACAGCAACAGCAACAGTGGCAACCCCAGCCCGCGCAGCAACAGGGATACGGGCAGCAGCCACAACAACAGCCGTTCCAACAGCCACCGCAACCGTGGCAGCAGCCCCAGCAGTCGCCGTACCAGCAGTCGACCCCCCAACAGCCTTCGTCGGATGCCGCGGCACCGAGCCCGTGGGCGCCGGACGGTGCCGGGCAGCGATCGTCCGAGAGTTCCCCGCCCGAATCGGGCCCACCCGGTCTGGGGGGTCGCTACCGCCCCCGAACGGATCAATCGGAACAGCGGGAACCGGAACGACACGAGGCCGAGCACGCCGGGGCCGACGAGGACGCGCACGGGGGTGAGAACCGGTGA
- a CDS encoding DNA-binding transcriptional MerR regulator (product_source=COG0789; cath_funfam=1.10.1660.10; cog=COG0789; pfam=PF13411; smart=SM00422; superfamily=46955): protein MSSDPSRSVSKFDDEDYPAFTMGRAAEMVGVAQPFLRSLEEAGLVVPERSAGGHRRYSRRQLRKAERARRLVDQGTPVAAACRIISLEDQLAEYTDGDPSDGRAKDSST, encoded by the coding sequence ATGAGCAGTGACCCGTCGCGGTCGGTGAGCAAGTTCGACGATGAGGACTATCCCGCTTTCACGATGGGACGTGCGGCGGAGATGGTGGGAGTAGCACAGCCGTTCCTGCGCTCACTCGAGGAAGCGGGACTGGTCGTTCCGGAGCGTTCGGCCGGTGGACATCGTCGGTACTCGCGGCGGCAACTGCGCAAGGCGGAGCGGGCGCGTCGCCTGGTGGACCAGGGCACTCCGGTGGCGGCGGCCTGCCGCATCATCAGCCTGGAGGACCAGCTCGCCGAGTACACCGACGGGGATCCCTCCGATGGCCGGGCGAAGGACTCCTCCACCTGA
- a CDS encoding glycine cleavage system H protein (product_source=KO:K02437; cath_funfam=2.40.50.100; cog=COG0509; ko=KO:K02437; pfam=PF01597; smart=SM00250; superfamily=51230; tigrfam=TIGR00527): MSLPTDLKYTQEHEWLAERGDVVRVGVTPYAANALGDIVYVDLPEVGKQITAGEACGELESTKSVSDLYAPATGEVVSVNEAVVDDPSKINDDPFGEGWLLELRVSEYGPLLDATQYAELTGE, translated from the coding sequence ATGAGTCTGCCCACGGACCTCAAGTACACCCAGGAGCACGAGTGGCTGGCCGAGCGCGGCGACGTCGTGCGTGTCGGGGTCACCCCCTACGCGGCCAACGCGCTCGGTGACATCGTCTACGTGGACCTTCCCGAGGTGGGCAAGCAGATCACCGCCGGTGAGGCCTGCGGCGAGCTGGAGTCCACCAAGTCGGTCAGCGACCTCTACGCCCCCGCCACCGGTGAGGTCGTCTCGGTCAACGAGGCCGTCGTGGACGACCCCTCCAAGATCAACGATGACCCCTTCGGCGAGGGCTGGCTGCTGGAGCTGCGCGTCAGCGAGTACGGCCCGCTGCTGGACGCCACGCAGTACGCCGAACTCACGGGTGAGTGA